In Montipora foliosa isolate CH-2021 chromosome 13, ASM3666993v2, whole genome shotgun sequence, one DNA window encodes the following:
- the LOC137983508 gene encoding uncharacterized protein: MAEPPISTTNIQDPGAGSREEIKSKRFYLFNCDHTFRLESVEKLLKSIEAQVGFEISPVQRYFDLRDMADVGASIIKEHTQMDYAIFVVHANESRLSINEENAGIGYAMIYRALMKKTDEKVIIVIGGDDNYKDEAEKQGSVLSRWAYRKISSQFDEKLMDGRESFIFSWEKEHRPIHEEAMIHFLDPQDKKQKFVPKPIPVLTLGQRGDKTEDDQNPPRGTNPLESLSGFERQTTSEEERKFETPPDSPNSFEDKKESEPMEQGSSEDFVIIEKPSAEPRANKNVPQLSVTVAILYRNKSDLAFIEDVFGDLVSLGIFPMSCKDPSDLNQLISTNTVRSCFVMLTAEDLKDTRYTELLKTAQRTVGKRIVIILCDTDEVSRDEEQAITEAIGDLLGEKGQVLCLKNLPKSSDADLTRSHPNPRKEGAIAKPARESGLRIDTHDIQHSPHNQVRSTIEPPPDSSKSCEGANQDEPVEQDSSGNFEHHDMSSDDPTAQESGQSCPVLSPGAAKNDAVPKQSVAILYRNPSDLTFIDDVFGERVSVGISPLLSQDPTDLKSKLISAPPVRSCFIMLPAGDWRNDRGYDDFLRTAQSNVEKKIVIILCDTNEVLPGEEQEITEIIWNLLGEQGVVLCLKNPSQSAVADVSGSQSCPSNKSPAAIPERDFELLIHTRLRNGKISYDKNDVKHREKEWEAPEGMKRGLYKDWKTTVNAEIKIYRNTRNGEIEINVNPEDNSGVVSSGMRLARNAWSFVKSFEFGDRR, translated from the exons ATGGCCGAACCACCTATCTCCACTACTAATATACAAGATCCTGGAGCAGGATCAAGAGAAGAGATTAAATCCAAAAGATTTTATCTTTTCAACTGCGATCATACCTTCCGTTTGGAGTCAGTGGAAAAGTTGCTGAAAAGCATCGAAGCGCAAGTTGGTTTTGAAATCTCTCCAGTTCAGCGTTACTTCGACCTTCGAGACATGGCTGATGTGGGCGCTAGCATCATCAAAGAACATACGCAGATGGATTATGCCATTTTcgttgtccatgcaaacgaatCTCGATTGTCTATCAACGAAGAAAACGCAGGTATTGGCTACGCCATGATTTACAGAGCTTTGATGAAGAAAACTG ATGAAAAAGTTATTATCGTGATTGGTGGAGATGATAATTACAAAGACGAGGCAGAGAAACAGGGCAGTGTACTGTCTCGCTGGGCTTATAGAAAGATTTCCTCTCAGTTCGACGAGAAATTAATGGATGGAAGAGAAAGCTTCATATTTTCCTGGGAGAAAGAACACAGGCCCATCCATGAAGAAGCCATGATTCATTTCCTCGATCCCCAGGACAAGAAGCAAAAATTTGTTCCTAAGCCTATTCCTGTTCTAACACTCGGGCAACGAGGTGATAAAACAGAGGATGACCAAAATCCCCCCCGTGGCACTAATCCACTGGAGTCACTGAGCggatttgaaagacaaacaacAAGTGAGGAAGAGAGGAAGTTCGAAACGCCACCTGACAGTCCAAACTCgtttgaagataaaaaggaAAGCGAACCTATGGAACAGGGCTCATCAGAGGATTTTGTAATTATTGAAAAGCCAA GCGCGGAGCCAAGAGCTAACAAAAATGTTCCTCAACTAAGCGTCACGGTGGCAATCTTGTATCGAAACAAATCGGATTTGGCTTTCATTGAAGACGTGTTTGGAGATCTCGTTTCTCTTGGTATATTCCCAATGTCATGCAAAGATCCGTCAGATTTGAATCAACTGATCTCCACTAATACAGTGAGATCCTGTTTTGTCATGTTAACAGCTGAAGATTTGAAGGACACTCGGTATACTGAACTCCTAAAAACGGCTCAAAGGACTGTCG GAAAAAGGATAGTGATCATCCTCTGCGACACTGACGAGGTATCACGGGATGAAGAACAGGCAATCACTGAAGCTATTGGAGATCTTCTGGGCGAAAAAGGCCAAgttctttgtttgaaaaatcTGCCTAAAAGCAGTGATGCAGATTTAACTAGATCTCATCCCAACCCAAGAAAAGAAGGCGCCATAGCTAAACCTGCGAGAGAATCGGGGTTACGGATTGATACTCATGATATTCAGCACAGCCCACATAATCAAGTGCGTTCAACGATCGAACCGCCACCTGACAGTTCAAAGTCCTGTGAAGGTGCGAATCAAGACGAACCTGTGGAGCAGGACTCGTCAGGCAATTTTGAGCACCATGATATGTCAA GCGATGACCCCACAGCTCAAGAATCCGGACAATCGTGCCCTGTGCTCTCTCCCGGAGCCGCGAAGAACGATGCAGTTCCTAAACAAAGCGTGGCAATCTTGTATCGAAACCCATCGGACCTGACTTTCATTGACGACGTATTTGGAGAACGCGTATCTGTTGGTATATCCCCATTGTTAAGCCAAGATCCGACAGATTTGAAATCTAAACTAATCTCGGCTCCTCCAGTGAGATCCTGTTTCATCATGTTACCGGCTGGAGATTGGAGAAATGACCGTGGGTATGATGACTTCCTAAGGACAGCTCAAAGCAATGTCG aaaaaaagATAGTGATCATTCTTTGCGACACTAACGAAGTATTACCAGGCGAAGAACAGGAAATCACTGAAATTATCTGGAATCTTCTGGGCGAACAAGGCGTAGTACTTTGCTTGAAAAATCCCTCTCAAAGCGCTGTTGCAGATGTTTCTGGATCCCAGTCCTGCCCAAGTAACAAAAGCCCCGCAGCGATACCCGAGAGAGATTTTGAGTTACTGATTCATACTCGTCTGCGCAATGGAAAGATTTCATACGACAAGAACGATGTGAAGCACAGGGAAAAAGAATGGGAAGCACCCGAGGGTATGAAGAGAGGCTTGTATAAGGATTGGAAAACTACCGTAAACGCGGAAATAAAGATTTACCGAAACACCAGAAACGGAGAGATTGAAATTAATGTGAATCCCGAAGATAACAGTGGAGTGGTGAGTTCGGGAATGCGACTTGCTCGAAATGCATGGAGctttgtaaaaagttttgagTTTGGAGACCGTCGATAA
- the LOC137983514 gene encoding uncharacterized protein, with amino-acid sequence MDQDDQLEQLIKSIKSFKIGTFETFSDALTGEIEGLRLNVALFGMTGSGKSALINTIFKCLGLEAPAMTQATSCEGTRVLDCFPVPESHVTFYDTAGFFHLGKIEEGELFRIIYGLEKPGDDLTRDAASASKATKGGLAAHKYEKPPIADQVHVVIWVINATDVRFEQGKYRESIDFVQHILNREIITIITVLTHDDEIQRRANPESERKRLRDVAMEVTGSDRRNVYFVANSFGNPKDYSPVYKKCVMEVVEKVLKCGERSVKMRQVQREGSKALARKMRETK; translated from the exons ATGGATCAAGACGATCAGTTAGAACAATTGATCAAAAGCATAAAGAGTTTTAAGATTGGTACTTTTGAGACATTTAGTGATGCATTGACTGGTGAAATCGAAGGTCTACGACTAAACGTCGCTCTCTTCGGCATGACTGGCTCAGGGAAATCAGCCTTGATCAACACTATCTTCAAATGCTTGGGTCTTGAAGCGCCTGCAATGACTCAGGCAACGTCTTGCGAAGGAACGCGAGTACTGGACTGTTTTCCTGTTCCTGAGAGCCATGTTACGTTTTACGACACCGCAGGGTTTTTTCATCTTGGCAAGATAGAGGAAG GTGAACTGTTTCGTATCATTTACGGACTTGAAAAACCCGGAGATGACTTGACGCGAGACGCTGCTAGTGCATCGAAGGCGACTAAAGGCGGACTTGCTGCCCACAAATACGAGAAGCCTCCAATTGCAGATCAGGTACACGTGGTCATTTGGGTGATCAACGCCACTGATGTCAGATTTGAACAGGGAAAATACAGAGAAAGCATTGACTTTGTTCAACACATCCTGAACAGAGAAA TTATCACCATCATAACAGTGTTAACCCATGATGATGAAATCCAAAGAAGGGCAAACCCTGAATCAGAACGAAAGAGATTAAGAGATGTTGCTATGGAGGTCACCGGAAGCGATAGGAGAAATGTGTACTTCGTCGCAAATTCATTTGGTAATCCGAAAGATTACTCTCCTGTTTACAAGAAATGCGTGATGGAGGTTGTTGAGAAGGTGCTGAAGTGTGGGGAGCGTTCAGTTAAAATGCGCCAAGTTCAGAGAGAAGGATCTAAGGCATTGGCTCGGAAAATGCGAGAGACTAAATAA
- the LOC137983513 gene encoding uncharacterized protein, translating into MAAKEEIMKFYLFNCDETYDLKTVEKLLLDVEENYSLKISAEPLYFGLQRMDEFVDTTLPTLKMDFAIFVLHADESRLSINEDNAGIGYAKFYRALLRATDGKVLIVIGGDTYYKDEEEEENFVMSRWVRRKISPQFREEDMDGRKSFILSWNKKHRPIHEEALRHFLNPGKKGCTFHYTPPPKLVPSHTEPDSFPPLEASHTDREPLLMEQEQDKLEETTHSSLVDRGGDKPEPYRRSFGDRYEQECDYRRFTENDADTSTSSAASGKLADYPAGKVLLETRLHYGTISYQAEDIIQWTDRWLPPDRHVAHLKQEFGSTPEAKVQFTAIGNGGVSYDVTIMGPRTRNWCLWLCNCLGCRFRSLIRFLFSPCPRLRNQTLACFLCVAHCFGFVCWWIIGKMGRLGV; encoded by the exons ATGGCTGCTAAGGAGGAGATAATGAAGTTTTACCTTTTCAACTGCGATGAAACCTACGACTTGAAAACAGTTGAAAAGCTCTTATTGGACGTAGAAGAGAACTACAGCTTGAAAATATCTGCTGAACCACTTTACTTTGGCCTTCAGCGAATGGATGAGTTCGTTGACACAACATTGCCGACATTGAAGATGGATTTCGCCATTTTTGTTCTTCATGCAGATGAATCTCGGCTTTCTATTAACGAAGATAATGCCGGGATTGGCTACGCAAAGTTCTACCGAGCACTGTTACGTGCCACAG ATGGCAAAGTATTGATAGTGATTGGTGGTGATACATATTACAAGgatgaagaggaagaagaaaatTTCGTAATGTCACGCTGGGTGAGGAGAAAAATATCCCCTCAGTTCCGTGAAGAGGATATGGATGGAAGAAAAAGCTTCATTTTGTCTTGGAACAAGAAGCACAGGCCAATTCACGAAGAAGCGTTACGACATTTCCTCAACCCCGGTAAAAAGGGGTGCACCTTCCATTATACTCCTCCACCCAAACTTGTACCAAGCCACACAGAACCTGATTCGTTCCCGCCGCTAGAGGCCAGTCATACAGATCGAGAG CCACTTTTGATGGAACAAGAGCAAGACAAACTCGAAGAGACCACACATTCCTCTTTGGTGGATCGTGGTGGTGACAAACCAGAGCCCTACAGAAGATCATTTGGAGATCGTTACGAACAAGAGTGTGACTATAGACGCTTCACCGAAAATGATGCAG ACACCTCGACAAGTTCTGCTGCCAGTGGCAAATTAGCTGATTATCCCGCAGGCAAAGTGTTGCTGGAGACACGCTTACACTATGGGACAATTTCCTACCAGGCCGAGGATATCATACAGTGGACCGATAGATGGCTGCCCCCAGATCGGCATGTGGCTCATCTCAAGCAGGAATTTGGGTCAACGCCTGAAGCGAAAGTCCAGTTTACAGCTATTGGTAACGGCGGAGTGAGTTATGATGTTACGATAATGGGTCCCAGGACCAGAAACTGGTGCCTCTGGTTGTGCAACTGTCTTGGTTGCCGTTTCAGATCATTGatccgttttcttttttctccttgCCCGCGTTTAAGGAATCAAACACtggcttgctttttgtgtgtTGCTCATTGTTTTGGGTTCGTATGCTGGTGGATAATAGGCAAGATGGGCCGACTTGGTGTATAA
- the LOC137981886 gene encoding uncharacterized protein — protein MANALRKRKPTCRVHIFNCDGTCNLDEVKSLLEAVGKKVEIRIEVRKHTYELNKTTTLVEKTIPSLKMDYAVLMVHARDNCPSFEDNRYGKIYRTLKERTGSDRTEFNPDDPGRLSCPPGLSAAIAWLLIVIGGDEKYESKQEEEKEFISNCVLKKIGLPHFQRELWDGRKNFMFSWNKKHRPIHEEAMMHSLDPRKRGQKFVCQKKTQDNNNLVTPNVPSRPTQETSVIPFDNKVENQGSVIETNASFDGTDSTSSQVKSRVRIVERSELHQ, from the exons atggcgaatgCGCTAAGAAAGCGAAAGCCAACTTGCAGAGTTCATATTTTCAATTGCGATGGTACCTGCAATTTGGATGAAGTAAAATCGCTTCTTGAAGCTGTCGGAAAGAAAGTGGAGATCAGGATTGAAGTGAGGAAACACACTTATGAATTGAACAAAACGACGACTTTGGTGGAGAAAACTATTCCTTCACTGAAAATGGATTACGCTGTTCTTATGGTTCATGCGCGAGATAATTGCCCCTCTTTCGAAGATAACCGCTATGGAAAGATTTATAGGACACTTAAAGAAAGAACTGGCTCAG ATAGAACTGAGTTCAATCCGGACGATCCAGGTCGTCTCAGTTGCCCGCCGGGTTTGTCAGCAGCGATCGCCTGG ctGTTGATTGTCATTGGTGGGGATGAGAAATACGAGAGTaagcaagaagaagaaaaagaatttATTTCCAATTGTGTACTCAAGAAAATCGGATTGCCACATTTTCAAAGAGAACTCTGGGATGGCAGAAAAAACTTCATGTTTTCTTGGAACAAGAAACACAGACCAATTCACGAAGAAGCCATGATGCATTCCCTGGATCCACGTAAAAGAGGCCAGAAGTTTGTGTGCCAGAAAAAAACACAAGATAACAACAATCTT GTAACTCCAAATGTACCATCAAGACCGACGCAGGAAACTTCCGTTattccttttgataacaaagTGGAAAACCAAGGAAGCGTAATAGAAACAAATGCATCCTTTGATGGAACGGATTCAACCTCCTCCCAAG TGAAGAGTCGAGTTCGAATTGTGGAAAGGAGTGAATTGCATCAGTAA